In the Flavobacterium acetivorans genome, one interval contains:
- a CDS encoding YfiR family protein: MTIKSYIYILSLITIFTGVNPLTAQEDMTDNAYAMKADFLYRFIDYVRWKDNPKNQAFKIAVLESSPITPLLISNAKNKKTEIKEYKDIAQVGSCNILFVPYNCSIPIETIISKFSDRSVLIVTERNGFGKKGAHLNFIIIENKLKFEINLKAINKSGIGVSSFLLQHAIIVQ, from the coding sequence ATGACCATCAAAAGTTATATCTATATTTTAAGCTTAATCACCATATTCACGGGCGTAAATCCACTAACTGCCCAAGAGGATATGACAGATAACGCCTATGCTATGAAAGCCGATTTCCTGTACCGTTTTATAGATTATGTACGCTGGAAAGACAACCCTAAAAATCAAGCTTTCAAGATTGCTGTTCTGGAATCAAGTCCAATTACTCCATTATTAATTAGCAATGCTAAAAACAAAAAAACAGAAATCAAAGAATACAAAGATATCGCTCAAGTAGGTAGCTGCAATATCTTATTTGTTCCCTATAACTGCAGCATCCCAATTGAAACAATCATTTCTAAATTTTCAGATCGATCCGTATTGATTGTAACGGAGCGAAACGGATTTGGAAAAAAAGGCGCACACCTAAATTTCATTATAATTGAAAATAAATTAAAATTTGAAATCAATCTTAAGGCAATAAACAAATCAGGAATTGGAGTTAGCTCTTTCTTATTGCAACATGCCATTATTGTACAGTGA
- a CDS encoding TonB-dependent receptor, translating to MKKFLLILFLINVTFLFAQKEVSGFVFDNAGSPLSGVNITEKGTSNSVSTDINGAYSIQVKEAAILIFSYFGFSKQEHETKEAVLNVFLSEEGGQILNEIIVTGTRAAPRSNTATALPIDIISANELASTGQLTFDKALQYRIPSFNTVQTPVNDATSLLDPYEIRNLGPSRTLMLINGKRKNLSSLLYIQPSPGRGETAADISAIPIDAIDRIEILRDGASAQYGSDAIAGVINIILKKSPDDGSITLRTGITSKGDGELLNISINNGSTIGNKGFLNYTVDFSKINLTNRAGKVDAEGDFNDFVRLLPNNPLNYVNDDNTLGNTTLTDAMTEAQINSLFEQYKVNFPADYNAKLATINQGNIAGKQAVDSFLKDQPYAANTNGTPETAAAKFLINGGLNLSNETELYYNAAYTYKKVNSFANYRTPYWMSIKNPFENPTIPNWRIATAYPTYLKDFFGNGTVASYKGYQPTFTGDLTDYNASLGFKSIKNGWNADASITIGGNSQIYTLDNTQNRSPLKDSNGNPIYQENSPISFQPGGSNFNHVIGNLDVFKILSDKISISFGSEFRSENFETIEGDKASWEGAGADSFAGTTPKEAGKWNRYNWGAYFDLAYDLTKDFLINATLRQEEYSDFGSATVWKISSRYKFLDDKITLRGSVSTGFRAPTLHQIYTQKSQYTFNAGGGIEVTRIINNVSPEAHILGITKLTPEKSTNTTIGIGARPLKYFNITIDYYNIAITDRIALGDVVNTPQFGKVAWFENSFDSKTSGLDLVMNYSNLGLGNGQLAFNLSGNITFENKRISDVASDNFGATIEALTFTSRPKTKWILGTNYKVKKLDFYLNNSYFGKTTFKQSGLDSNLRTEFSPKIVTDLGINFLVTTKLTLALNIDNVFNILPKWKFKSENAAGAAILNDPAQIKNQFNLITFNGRYSQMTYGGSQFSQLGTQFSLSLNYKL from the coding sequence ATGAAAAAGTTTTTGTTAATATTGTTTCTAATAAACGTGACTTTTCTTTTCGCCCAAAAAGAGGTTTCTGGCTTTGTCTTCGATAACGCCGGCAGCCCTTTGTCAGGTGTCAACATAACTGAAAAAGGTACCAGCAATAGTGTTTCGACAGACATTAACGGAGCTTATTCTATTCAAGTCAAAGAAGCCGCTATATTGATTTTCAGTTATTTTGGATTTTCAAAACAAGAACATGAAACCAAAGAAGCTGTTTTAAATGTTTTCCTGTCTGAAGAAGGAGGCCAAATTCTTAATGAAATCATAGTCACAGGAACTAGAGCAGCTCCACGAAGCAACACAGCAACAGCCCTTCCTATAGATATCATATCCGCCAACGAATTGGCTTCAACAGGACAACTCACTTTTGACAAGGCATTACAATACCGGATCCCATCCTTTAACACAGTTCAAACACCGGTAAACGATGCCACTTCATTACTTGATCCTTATGAAATCAGGAATCTGGGTCCCAGCAGAACCTTAATGCTTATCAATGGAAAACGCAAAAACCTAAGCTCTTTACTTTATATCCAACCTTCACCCGGAAGAGGAGAAACGGCAGCCGATATTTCAGCTATACCGATTGATGCCATCGACAGAATAGAAATCTTACGTGACGGTGCTTCTGCACAATACGGATCGGACGCTATAGCCGGAGTGATCAATATTATACTTAAAAAAAGCCCTGATGATGGTTCAATAACCCTAAGAACCGGTATCACTTCTAAAGGAGACGGAGAACTCTTGAACATAAGTATAAACAACGGTTCTACTATAGGCAACAAAGGATTTCTAAACTACACTGTAGACTTCTCTAAAATAAACCTGACAAATCGTGCCGGTAAAGTAGATGCCGAAGGAGATTTTAATGATTTTGTGAGGCTGCTACCAAATAATCCTTTGAATTATGTAAACGATGACAATACTCTTGGCAATACAACTCTGACTGATGCTATGACCGAGGCACAAATTAACAGCCTTTTTGAACAATACAAAGTCAACTTCCCAGCAGATTATAATGCAAAACTAGCCACTATAAACCAAGGAAACATCGCTGGAAAGCAAGCCGTAGACTCATTTTTAAAAGACCAACCATACGCAGCAAATACCAACGGAACACCTGAAACTGCAGCTGCAAAATTTTTAATCAATGGAGGATTGAATCTATCCAATGAAACTGAATTGTATTATAATGCCGCCTATACCTATAAAAAAGTGAATTCGTTTGCTAATTATAGAACTCCTTATTGGATGTCAATCAAAAATCCATTTGAAAACCCCACTATTCCTAATTGGCGAATCGCTACTGCTTACCCAACCTATTTGAAGGATTTTTTTGGGAACGGCACTGTCGCTTCTTATAAAGGTTATCAGCCTACTTTTACCGGAGATTTAACCGATTATAATGCCAGCTTAGGTTTTAAATCCATAAAAAATGGCTGGAATGCCGATGCCAGCATAACCATCGGCGGAAATTCACAAATCTATACCTTAGACAATACCCAAAATAGATCACCGCTGAAAGATTCCAATGGAAATCCTATTTATCAGGAAAACAGCCCAATCTCGTTCCAACCCGGAGGTTCTAATTTCAATCATGTTATAGGGAATCTGGATGTGTTCAAAATACTATCTGACAAAATTAGTATTAGTTTTGGTTCTGAATTTCGATCCGAAAATTTTGAGACAATCGAAGGCGACAAAGCTTCTTGGGAAGGAGCTGGTGCAGATTCCTTTGCCGGAACCACTCCTAAGGAAGCCGGAAAATGGAATAGATACAACTGGGGAGCTTATTTTGACTTGGCCTATGATCTAACAAAAGATTTTCTTATAAACGCCACACTTCGTCAGGAAGAATACAGTGATTTTGGCAGTGCCACCGTCTGGAAAATAAGTAGCCGTTATAAATTCCTCGATGATAAAATTACCCTCAGAGGTTCAGTTTCTACTGGTTTCAGAGCGCCTACACTACATCAAATTTACACTCAAAAATCCCAATATACGTTTAATGCTGGAGGCGGAATTGAAGTTACCCGAATTATTAATAATGTTTCTCCAGAAGCACACATTTTAGGCATTACAAAATTAACTCCAGAAAAATCGACAAACACAACGATAGGAATTGGAGCCAGACCCCTCAAATATTTCAACATCACCATTGACTATTACAACATTGCAATAACTGACCGGATCGCTTTAGGAGATGTGGTCAATACACCACAATTTGGAAAAGTGGCTTGGTTCGAGAACTCCTTTGATTCTAAAACATCTGGACTCGACTTGGTTATGAATTACAGCAACCTAGGACTTGGAAACGGACAACTGGCATTCAACTTATCGGGAAACATCACATTCGAAAATAAAAGAATCTCTGATGTAGCCAGTGATAACTTTGGCGCAACAATTGAAGCATTGACTTTCACCTCCAGACCCAAAACCAAATGGATTTTGGGAACAAATTATAAAGTAAAAAAATTAGATTTCTACCTCAACAACAGCTATTTTGGCAAAACAACTTTTAAACAATCCGGCTTAGATTCTAATTTAAGAACTGAATTCAGCCCTAAAATCGTTACCGATCTAGGAATTAATTTTCTTGTAACAACTAAATTAACGCTGGCTCTAAACATAGACAATGTATTTAACATTTTGCCGAAATGGAAATTCAAGTCCGAAAATGCAGCTGGAGCCGCCATATTAAACGACCCCGCTCAAATAAAAAACCAATTTAACCTGATTACTTTCAACGGACGCTATTCACAAATGACTTATGGCGGATCACAATTTAGTCAATTAGGCACCCAGTTTAGTTTGTCTTTAAATTACAAACTATAA
- a CDS encoding FeoB-associated Cys-rich membrane protein, producing the protein MFQEIVAFTLLGLALAFLIRKFFFKNKKKKKNCGTDDCGCH; encoded by the coding sequence ATGTTTCAAGAAATCGTCGCCTTTACTTTACTGGGACTTGCCCTTGCTTTTTTGATTAGAAAGTTTTTTTTCAAAAATAAAAAAAAGAAGAAAAACTGCGGAACAGATGATTGTGGCTGTCATTAA